A single region of the Larimichthys crocea isolate SSNF unplaced genomic scaffold, L_crocea_2.0 scaffold288, whole genome shotgun sequence genome encodes:
- the LOC104935058 gene encoding ribose-phosphate pyrophosphokinase 2 isoform X1: MPNIVLFSGSSHHDLSQKVADRLGLDLGKVITKKFSNQETCVEIGESVRGEDVYIVQSGCGEINDNLMELLIMINACKIASSSRVTAVIPCFPYARQDKKDKSRAPISAKLVANMLSVAGADHIITMDLHASQIQGFFDIAVDNLYAEPAVLQWIRENIPEWKNCIIVSPDAGGAKRVTSIADRLNVDFALIHKERKKANEVDRMVLVGDVKDRVAILVDDMADTCGTICHAADKLIDAGAVKVYAILTHGIFSGPAITRINSAPFEAVVVTNTIPQEEKMKACPKIQVIDISMILAEAIRRTHNGESVSYLFSHVPL, encoded by the exons ATGCCGAACATCGTGCTTTTTAGCGGGAGCTCCCACCACGACCTGTCCCAGAAAGTGGCCGATCGGCTCGGGCTGGATCTGGGGAAGGTGATCACGAAGAAATTCAGCAACCAGGAGACATG CGTGGAGATCGGGGAGAGCGTGCGCGGCGAGGACGTCTACATCGTGCAGAGCGGCTGCGGCGAAATTAACGACaacctgatggagctgctgatcATGATCAACGCCTGCAAGATCGCCTCGTCGTCCCGCGTCACCGCCGTCATTCCCTGCTTCCCGTACGCCCGGCAGGACAAGAAGGACAAG AGTCGAGCACCCATATCAGCCAAGCTGGTGGCAAACATGTTGTCTGTGGCTGGCGCCGACCACATCATCACCATGGACCTCCACGCCTCACAGATCCAG GGCTTTTTCGACATCGCCGTAGACAACCTTTATGCAGAGCCTGCCGTTCTGCAGTGGATCCGAGAAAATATCCCAGAGTGGAAAAACTGTATCATCGTGTCTCCAGATGCCGGTGGAGCGAAACG CGTGACGTCCATCGCGGACCGGCTCAACGTGGACTTCGCCCTCATCcacaaggagaggaagaaggccAACGAAGTGGACCGCATGGTGCTGGTCGGTGACGTCAAGGACCGCGTGGCCATCCTGGTCGACGACATGGCCGACACCTGCGGCACCATCTGCCACGCAGCCGACAA ACTGATCGATGCCGGCGCTGTAAAGGTCTACGCCATCCTCACGCACGGCATCTTCTCCGGCCCTGCGATCACTCGCATAAACAGCGCCCCGTTCGAGGCCGTGGTGGTGACCAACACCATCCcacaggaggagaagatgaaggcGTGCCCGAAAATACAG GTCATAGACATCTCCATGATCTTGGCGGAGGCGATCAGGAGAACCCACAACGGCGAGTCGGTGTCCTACCTCTTCAGCCACGTACCTTTGTAA
- the LOC104935059 gene encoding thymosin beta-12 gives MSDKPDISEVTSFDKSKLKKTETQEKNPLPTKEIIEQEKADTS, from the exons ATGAGCGACAAGCCCGACATTTCAGAGGTGACCAGCTTCGACAAGTCCAAGCTGAAGAAGACAGAGACGCAGGAGAAGAATCCCCTTCCTACAAAAGAAA TCATCGAACAGGAGAAGGCGGACACCTCGTGA
- the LOC104935058 gene encoding ribose-phosphate pyrophosphokinase 2 isoform X2, with amino-acid sequence MLSVAGADHIITMDLHASQIQGFFDIAVDNLYAEPAVLQWIRENIPEWKNCIIVSPDAGGAKRVTSIADRLNVDFALIHKERKKANEVDRMVLVGDVKDRVAILVDDMADTCGTICHAADKLIDAGAVKVYAILTHGIFSGPAITRINSAPFEAVVVTNTIPQEEKMKACPKIQVIDISMILAEAIRRTHNGESVSYLFSHVPL; translated from the exons ATGTTGTCTGTGGCTGGCGCCGACCACATCATCACCATGGACCTCCACGCCTCACAGATCCAG GGCTTTTTCGACATCGCCGTAGACAACCTTTATGCAGAGCCTGCCGTTCTGCAGTGGATCCGAGAAAATATCCCAGAGTGGAAAAACTGTATCATCGTGTCTCCAGATGCCGGTGGAGCGAAACG CGTGACGTCCATCGCGGACCGGCTCAACGTGGACTTCGCCCTCATCcacaaggagaggaagaaggccAACGAAGTGGACCGCATGGTGCTGGTCGGTGACGTCAAGGACCGCGTGGCCATCCTGGTCGACGACATGGCCGACACCTGCGGCACCATCTGCCACGCAGCCGACAA ACTGATCGATGCCGGCGCTGTAAAGGTCTACGCCATCCTCACGCACGGCATCTTCTCCGGCCCTGCGATCACTCGCATAAACAGCGCCCCGTTCGAGGCCGTGGTGGTGACCAACACCATCCcacaggaggagaagatgaaggcGTGCCCGAAAATACAG GTCATAGACATCTCCATGATCTTGGCGGAGGCGATCAGGAGAACCCACAACGGCGAGTCGGTGTCCTACCTCTTCAGCCACGTACCTTTGTAA